In Mangifera indica cultivar Alphonso chromosome 7, CATAS_Mindica_2.1, whole genome shotgun sequence, the genomic window GAAGGTTCAGATGTCATATTTACTGATGATTTGAGTTTGCAAGTTTTCTTGGAACACTTACAGACCCTGGCGGTGCAGggctaatttaatttttgtataggTAATAGGAGTAAGAGAAAAGAAACTCTTTGTATAGCGCTTTTAAGAGTATAGGTGTCAAATGCCATACACCGTAATAGGCCCACCTTGGTTTGGATCCAATTGTTGTTCTGtacattatttttcatttttgtgatGAAATAGAGTTTGATTGCAGACATTTTGGTTTCCTTTACGTTCAGTGAGTGCTAGCGGTTATCAGGCTTCAATTATTTTCTGATGTTGCTTTCTctacttgtttatttattcatttttactTGTAGTAAATGGTCATTCAAGCTCTAGACAATAGTTGATCCTGTTTGAAGGGACAACAGCTTTGAGTGTCAAAAAGAGATTTCAAGTGCTTCATGTCAAATTGAAGAACTCTTTGTTGGATATGCTGATGTGAGAGATGACAGCACGTGAATTGTTCAATTCGGAGAATCATTTAATTGGTTGGACAAGGATGGATAATCTTGGTTGCTTTTGATGTATTGAAGGAACATACAATGCTGATAGAGCTACCCGATTCTGTTTATTTGAGTTGTGTTGGTTCTATGAATGTCTAAGGGGATGTGCTTTTATATACATCTGAGTAATGTGGAATGGTGGTTTCTGCTGTGAGATAGCTGTTACAGTGCCGGGCCTGCTTTCCATTATTCTGATCCAGATTTCATGTTCTTTAATTTTTGGTAATGATTTTTTCGTACCATCTGGAGCAAAGACGACAGAGATGGTACTGTTTTCTGTTGGATTGGAATGAAACTTAGTTTTGTTCTTCTTATGTTCTTTCAGATGCCCATGATGTAGAAGTTAGGCATACATTTGAACTTTTCTCCAGCTATTACCGTGTTCATGTTGTTTTTACAATTGGAAATTTAAACTTGCTTTTCTATCTGTTAACAGCCAGACTAGTTTGCCTCACAGAAACATGGAAGTCCCTAAGAATCAGCCCACTGATTAGTCAGAGAGATGATTCATGGTCAGATGCTGTGCTCACAGCCATGTGTTTTAGCTCTTCGGTTTTTAAGGCGTACTTGAAAGCAGTTCACCTTCTTCAAGAAGATAAGTCCATTATTCTTTGCTTTCCacttctcatttttctcttcagCAGTGAATCTTTTGGCTGTTTGAATTCGGTGTATCATTGGCAATAAGTTTGAGGGGATCGGGttttgaaacaacaaaaattttagGAAGTTTGTTTTTTGTATCCTGAAAGCACACATACATTATATTGTGTCATGTTCCTTAATTGAATATATGCATCTGTGTTGTTCTACAAGAGGTCGGTAAACAGCATACAGAACAAATGTTAAAAGTTGTTAACAGGAAGTCACAGTTCAAACAATAACCTGTAAGGtttatgattttcttgaatGATTTCACTTTCTTCTCATCCTATTATAAGGATAATCTGTAAGTTTCACATCGGGGGCTTTGTTTTTCTGTTACAAATGATCCCTTTGTGAGAACAGTGTAATTTTAGGCTGTAATGTAGTCGACATCCCAGTTTTGTTATGACTTGGCCACTGTAATATCATGTGACAACAATTTTCTTTAATCTCTTCTTGTTCTTAGGATGCAATGCTTTTCTGAgcaagtttgattttgaaggtgaaaattatatccatttttaataaaacgaACGCAGTTGACAGAAAAGGTTGTGTTGGTGTGGTACCACTATCTCTTTTTGGTGCATGCTACGGCTAATGTGAAGGTAGTTGGAACTTCAAATTAGTCACAAGTGCAAGTATTTTTCGAGTATAGTGCTTATCTGACTGGAATTAACAGCAGTTTATATGAATCCGGGGCACAATTGTATACTCAGTTCAAGTGAGAAACCTGATGTGCTACTGTCCAGGAACAGAGTGAAGTAGAAGATCAGAGGCTGATATGCAGCTACATGTTTGCATTTAAAAGGTATGCCTTCCTCCCATTTTGACTGGGTGATACATGGCTACAGGCATTCTCTTGGCAGATTTGGGTACTCAATGAATACTTTTACACATGAAGCAAATTATATGGACATGAATAAAAAGGAAAGAGGGTTAGACGGTCCAACTGTTAAcctataaatttgattattatgctGCATATTTTCATGAGCAAAGAGCATGTTTAAACTCTGAAACTGAAGTCCACAATTAAACAACACATTCAATCCAAGGAAAGGCCTTTAATGCAGTAGGCCAATCAGGTTAGGTGGTTACCCATTTCACATGGTTTTATTAATTGACTTGGTATTTTATAAGTGATGTTGAATAATACCAAACTTATCTAGGATTCTTTTCCGTAGAATAAAAGCAATGTTATTTATACTCAGTTTTgagtactcaattaaatatttaaatgatgtgttatcatatgattaaatgttatttgatttttaatttaaaattattcattcacataatagtatatttaatttgatactcATAATAAAACATAGTGTTTcacttgttaaaaaaaatgtctGTCTAAAATAATACATTCAAATACTCCTCTGAGCTCTGCTTCGCTGCCCAAAGGTAAATGACCTAGTAACTTGTTCATGTTCCTCCACCAAAGAAAGGGAAACACTATTTCTGTAACTACAGTTGTTATGGCTTTCACTTTATTAAGCAATGGCTACCTAATCTTGCATTTAAGCAAGTTGTGGCAtgttaatcattaaattaatatactAAAGTTAGAAAAATCTTATCGAGCAACGAAAAAATTTTTGGGAGTTTGTAAACACTGTTTTGACTAGAATTCCTTTAGCCAAAAAGTGTGATCAGATGGAGCCCCACGCCCTGAAGCAAGCATATCTAACTACTGACTGACCACtttgtgtattttattttctgtttacataatgaaattttttaatcttttaatcttCCTTTTGGTTCTCGAAAGTGATTGCAGGTGGCAGTGGCAGTGGCAGTAGCAGTGTCAGTGACAGTAACCATGTGATTCCAAGCACCAAGGATTCATTGAAATTCAGTTGTTGAAGATTGTATAAGTTGGGATGAAGTTTCAAAGGTGACATCTTGTTTGCATATTAACTGTGGGAAGAATAAGATCCTTCaattatctttaaataatatGACCATTTTTACTGTGACCAAATAAAAAGGGTATCAGAAAACAAGATCCGACGTGATTCCAGGACTCTTGACTCAGCtgatttagagttttaattagtTGTCGGCATGATGTCAAGCTTCAGTTGTGGCTCACCACTAAATTATACATCTGGAGCAAATGTTATCTTTATATTTCGTAATCAGATAGTCATATTTCATCAACCATCGGCATTTTCTGCTATCTTGAAGAATAGACAGTCGAGATTTTTAGGCAACAGAATCATGCTTGACCAAACAACAGGCCCAGGAAGCGATACATCACATCGTATATATATGATTTGCTCTAATATCCGTATGCAGCTCAAACTTCTTGTCACCAGAATACGTTGCTACTTGGCAACAAGCTGCACCACCCATTATGGGGGAAAAAAAAACCAGGGATCGAAGTTGAATCTGCAAACAGAAATGTTCAACTCTGCAGTCTGGTAAAAAGACAAGCTTAAATAAATCTATATGTGGATTAGTCCAAGATGACTCTAGTCTTTCTGATAAATGTGCAAGAACAGATCTTGATGATAACCCATTTATGTTCTTAAATTCTCAACAGCATACTTACAGTTTTCcttatttttactattattaacaTGCCTTTCTACATTTTTTGAGGAAATCATAATTctcatttttgaatttttaaactataaattttatctaatactTGATTTTCTTAACCacaaaaactcaataaaatgttataaaagtCATTTTGGCTTATCAAaatttcgaaaaaaaaaaaacaagaaaaaaaaaagttggagATAGTTGCTAGAATTGCACTTTTTTGGGtgcaatttaattcaaatcatccCTGAAAATATGTGATATGGTTAGAATCGTACCAAGCCTACAATTTTGATTGCCAAAATCACACTTCTTTCCAATATAATTTAGCAATATTGcacattttttatgtaattcaaTTAAATCACAATTGAAAAGATTAATGTAATATAGGTCGAATTTAACTAACCATGTTATTAATAATTACTTAGAaggataaatgataattttataaacctaatactattataaattatatgattatttacttATTAGATATTCTATCatgaccctttttttttttttttaaaggagtcaaataattaaataatagttgtactttatttaaaaaataagtgagTGGAAACTTGTAATTTGATCGTACCTTgagtgaaatataaaataatatatatatttatattagtttattGGCATGTAGCAAAACGATTGCCTTCTTAATTTGTACTAACAAACAAAACTTCCGAGATTAACGAAAAAGTGAAAGAAGTTATTTATCTTGGTAAAAAAATTGGTTCCCCTAATCATGCTTAAAGATTAACCAATCGAATATAATCAACGTAGCTGTAACTCATCATAAGGCATATTCTTGGGAGAGGAGTTCTCATGGATTAAGTGATTAATTATGcgagaattttaattaattgattaatgaaattacaCTAAAAAAGGGGATTTAGCACACACAAACAATTCATCGGCTTAAATGAACAAGCACAAAAGAATTTTACAGGCTCAGCTTAATgtaattctattattttttttgtatttataatacaACTCAAACTTGGACAAGCattttttttctcctatttttcttttttttttccccttaaaaaagaaaatttacagTTGCATCCATGGAACAGCAGTTTCTTGAATGGAGTTTTGGGTTGATGGGCTCCGAAGACAACACAAGAGACGATAAACATGCTCGAACCAACCACCATATATATATCTTGCTGCCAAACTTGAGGAAACAACGTTAACTTTCCTATGATTTTGCCTGTTTTCATTCTCTAAATTGCCACTCCAAATCCAGAGAAACATCTATAAGGAGATCGAGAGCCCGATCAAAGATCATCTTGGACAACCCAAGCTGAAAGATTTCTTCCTCATTGGTAAAGAAATCTCCTGCCTTTATGGTTTTGATGTTATAGCTAGCTAGCTGTGGTTGTTCAAACTCCACAACCTAAACCTCTTGCTTCTGAACCTTTCATGATTCTCAGTCTTTTGCATGATGACATGAACATActgcaacaaaagcaaaaaaaatcttataagtAAACATAAATAGAgtgtatataattatgtaaatgTATATAGTTGAGActggagagggagagggagagggagagggagaaggagaagaaagtgGCGAGAGATCTTACTCCCATGGAACATCTCCAACAAGCATCCAGTCACCATCTTTGTCCTCATAGGTAGGGGCGTATTCAGAACCTTTATAACCTTCTCTCTCAGAGTACTCACCTGAAAAAGCGAAAAAAATCTAAGGTCAAAATCATTCTTAGAACTACCAATCAAAAGAACCACATCATGAAATCTGAACATATGGCtaacaacaagaaaaaaatcttaCCTATGGTGAACTTGAACATGTTCTCTAAAGCCTTCAACAGCTCTGGGTATCCCTTGTAAACCTTGAGGTCAATCTTTCTTAGGTATGGCGCTCCATCCATGCTTACTTTCACGTAAATCCCAGGAGCCTCAGCCTCGGTCTTCTTTGGCTGTAAAGTGTTCTTCCTGTAGGATCGGATTGGCGGCCAACCCACTATTTGCGCTCTGCATGTCACAACATAAATCAAGTCAATACATTGTTCttctttgaacttttttttttttttctgcttttatCTTGgtatacatgtatgtatgtatgtatgtacgtATGATTAAACTTACTTGGCAACTGGGGCAGCTTCATCGGATTTGCTTTTTATGACACAATCATCCGGCGATGGACGCTTGTTGTTTCTAGCAGTTGAAACAGCTTGTTCATGGTCTTCAGTTTCATCGGTGCCTGGCAATCCTAATCTCAGTTCAGTTGCCTTAAGGTTGAGATCATCGTTATCATATGTTACACGGCCTTCCATtgttgaaaacttgaagaagaaaaatattctgAGGAAGATTTCTCAAGTTGAAGCAGGTAGAGAGATGATGACCAGTAATAATTGATTTCCGGTTTGAGAGAGGAATGAAATATGAAAAGCCGAAGTGGGAGTTTTATAGGGATATAAAAAAGTGGAGAAAAAAGTTGAAGTGAAAGCAAAGAGAAGATGGCGATGTCACAGTTATTTTCTCAATGCATGAATTGTGGACAAAGGCAAGCTAAGCTGTCGGTGGCAACGGCAGCAACTTTGAGGCAAGCTGTTGGTGAAAGGGGGACAAAAGGGGGACAAGCTCAGCCGCCCATATGGAAGACTTGGAACGGTCAAGATTCAATATTGGAGGTGGTGGAAGTGAAATAAGGACCgttcatttttacttttaagaaagaaaattatacgGAGGGAAGCATTCCCACGTGGAAATGGGTCCACTTCGGGTGTTGGGTATGGGCATGGCATGGGCATGTGGGGTTAGAATATGATACGTTTTTTTGAATTGGGTCTTATGCTTTTGCGAGCTACATCGCATCTGGAAAGAGCTGGACGCAAATTCGAGCACAGCTAGTTTACACTTACAGatcaattcagtttgattttcttctattcgaatttttttttaagttcaaatttatattgaattcaagttaaggGGATGGCTCATTTtataaattgagtcaaatttaaattaaaataatttaatttaagtttataattcagatttataacttaaatttataaattacccttattttaatttaacaaattaaaattaaactcaaatcaaacccttgtttattcaaaaaaatggaatcaAGAAGAGTTGGAGCCAAACTCGTTGATCCACCTATATCTGTGGCATGCTGTGTGCTACATGTGAACCCATTTACGTATTCTTGTTCCTAAATTATAGTCTGACATTAATTATTGCGGTGGTTGTTATTATTAGTTCTTGGTAATTATGCACTCAAAGAATTTTATTTCTGTTGGCTTCATTAATCTTAAAGATCGATCATGGCAATCTCCATCTTTGACCTTTCTATTTGAATTCATTAACATATTCCCAACCCCTTTTCACTTTGttcaatcttttattatatgcCATAATTAGTCATTATCATTGTTTGACCTAGTTTTAAGATTCTTAATTCagtttttacaataatttttagtttatcttCAGGACTTGTTTAATTAGACTTAAATTTTAAGcaatttttcctattttactGCGAAAAgctataataaatatatatatatatatatatatatatatatatatatatatatatatatatatatatataggttcaTGAACATGTGATAAAGAAGTTTCAACCATATAATATTAGTAAGGTTAGAAATTGCAATCGTTGATCATGAATTTCCTCCTTATAAATGTATGGAGTAGCCCGAAAGTATGTTACCGAAATACCTAACTACTAAATTAAGTAACCCAAATCATATCTTAATTGAGAAAAGTAATATTGTATGCATAAACATTAACGTGTTAGTaggtgattgaataattaaaaataaaataacacttaattacgtgatgatatatcattatttatacataaagttatacatataatcTTATTGAATTGGGAAATCAAGAAAGATAAATTGGAATCACTATTAAGAGTTTGATGAGGATTATCGaacttttttttatgaataatctaaacaataaaattatgtgcgattattttttagtattcaaTTAAGTATTTATATGATACATCCACATactattaagtaattttaaattaaaaataaattaatatttaattatacaataatatattatctaaatatctaataaaatattcaaaattagatgtatatagaatttgtataattataaagttttaacaattgttatattaaatattaataataattttataatttttataaaagtaaaatagttatttaaaaaaaaatattaattaattataatttgactatttaaaacttaaaaggggTTTGTCGATTCATGAAACATTCGGTAGGAAATAATCATTTAGCCTTTGTATTAAAACAATAGTTGGAATGTGTATGAGACATatgattgaattaatattaaaattatgtgatTAATAGAGTAAAACATGTTTATTATTAAGAGAAGCAGCTCAAATTGAACAATGACTAATTGTCTGACAACTGataattgttaaattaattCATGAAATTAACAGTGCGAAGTGGCCCTAAGAAAATTGCTAGGTGAGAGTCCCTTCTTGTCCACATTGGCCTggacatttttcctttttatctcCATAGGATACTCCATTTCTGGGGAAAGATTTTATATAGCGAACCTTACAGCATACTTATTATTATCGACACGGGGGGTCCATAAATTTCTGCTTCACTCGTGGGCACTGAAAAGATGTTCAATAATTATCATCTTGTGTTTCTGCTATTTGTAAAGTCCTCTCTCTTAATTTCTTCTagatgtgtatgtgtatatatatatatatatatactaacgAAGGTTCATTACTCTTTTGATTATGTAGTTGAATTCAAAGCAGCAGACATTGTAGACCATCCTGCACAACTTTCTGAATATGCCTGGCACCAAAATTTTGCATGGAAATTTCAAAGTTGGAAAAGACTTTAGCTCTCGGCATTTATTCTTTGTCTAAAGTAAAAGTATTTGGAGTTATGGTTTTACCAAAGCttataaatgagtttaaataagacgcgtaattcttttattagacagaaaaaaataattttctcatttattaATTCGAAAAATAATAGCTTTGCAAAAGTGATAAAGGTTTAAATCAAGGTTttcttatgaaaattttaatatttcactaattttgttaatttctaataatattcaaaaaatatttcttgATGCACAAAACTAACTTCAAACATAATAGGCTTGAGTATTTGTAATTCATACATCACTATTTTTACTCAAAACAAATATAGTACGAATGTTTGAGCTGTTAATTAGCTTGCTGTCTTTAGCTATGGTGTTCGTGGATCACAATTTGTATTGCCCTTTGTTCGTGGATATGGTCGTTTATATGACTATATGACAGGCTAGCATGTGAAAGAAAACTGGTAGTTAGCCTGCATTGGTGGTGCAGAAAAGTTCCAGTTTGGCATTTGTTGAGTCCTACAGGATAGGGATTCTTAACAAAACAACTGGATATTAGGTctatttgtaaatttttgtcCACAGAAAGTTTCTGGGTCAGATATACATCTTCTTTGAAATGACCCTTCGATGGAGTTGAATGCATAGTTGGCATGGCTCTGGCAGGTCGGCAATAGCTTTGACTGTGTATTCAGTGACATGGACTACTTGGCATTTGTGGTGCACAGAGATTCTTATTTGATTGAGTTCTGCATGTTTTTGTTTCTACATATTGAACCCAGCTGGCTGCCCTAATTAATGAAGAATCCGCCATGTTTCTCTTTTAAAGTGACTCGATAACATTATATCAACATCGAGCCCTTATTTTAGGTGGTGTTATAATTATGAAACTAATcattaaacctaaaattttactaacttaATATGGTTAGTTTAATTCTAATGGAGCAATCATCTAAATACACTGGAAAGaacaattttttcccttttaatatTCCTTCTTCTCTGACATTTGGAAAAGAACAAAGCACTTTCGTGCCCTAGAAACATGCATGCATGATTCAGAAGTAAGcttattttaatcatatttaaactataatcTTGTCCACTGCAGCCCTTGTACAGGCTATGAGAGACTGTGCGAAGTCGGTGGTGATACATTTTCGTCAGCTTCACACtagcataataaaaaatatgccGACACATTTAAGCATGAAAAACCCAACTATTTatttaacacttttttttttaagatttatataaaagaagTCTCATGCTTCTTGAAGCGTTATCACCGAGTAAAAGCTTCAAGAAACAGGAGAGTTCTTTTATTGCTCAGCCAAGAAAGCTCGACAAAGTGACAAACACAGCTTAGCGAAGGGCATCACGGTCCTAACATGCCAGTACATGAAGGAACCAACCCAACTCATGAAGCCCCCGCACCAGTAGAGGAGAATTTGGACTAGACAAAAACACAGTTTGGAGTCTTACTAATTTACAGCTCTAGCTAATATTGTATTTGTAAGTTCGTCTATGGAGTTTAATTTCTGGCGAGAAAGGGTCCACCATTTTTAGAAGCTTCATGGATCTCCACAGCCACATGTgtaagatgaagatgaagatgaagtgtttttcaataatataagtATAATGGAACAAGAACCAAACCGTGTGCTTTCGCAGACATGCCCGTCCCACCCAGCCCACCTCCATTAATAATCATGTGTGGTGGTTTAGAAAATTTATACGTTGATGGTGGATGTTGGTAATGGTGTTGCCACCGCAAAGCATCGTCTTTCTGACACGTAGCAATTTCCATTAATGGTatcaattttctatatttaataaaattatgaatatatatttgtaatatataaataatatataattatataattatataatattaaattaaaaataaaataacatctaattacataatattatattatttttatatttaaattataaataaaaatatatgcataatattatttttttatattaaaaaattttgagctatttaatttatattttggagCAAACTAGTTAATAAATGATGTTTAAGCTTACgatatttaattatcaaaataaatttaaaaataacacccacaaataaatatttttttttatttttaagataaaaatttatcaaactattaatgataaaattatacacataaatgattgatattattttattacaaataataatatattaattaaaaataaaataatatttaattttataataagatttcgccatttatgtttaaattaatatatgcttataagtttagaaaattaatatatgcttataataaatttctacattataataaatatatagacTAAAGGTTAATTGttcttgaaaattaaattaaattctaaaaaaaaaaataaaagcgtGTGGACAacagaaaatgaaaattgacAAAGATGGCGCTAGGTGGGAAGGAAGCATCATAAAGAAGGTACACGTGTGGGGATGAAAGCACACGAGTGGTGGAAGGAGTGAGTAGGACCCACAGCACAGGTATCCGTTGAAAATCTAATCTTGGCCCTTTGATTGTCGGAGTTGGAAGTCCTAGGCTTTGATTCGCACCTAATAATGAGTACTTGATGTTGGTGAAGCCCCCCACGTCCATACATCCAGTGCCAGTCACGGTGGGGCTGGGTCTGGGATCTGGGACCCCGGAGAATTATTTGTAGAGTTGGGCCAGAACAACTTCTTAAGGATGGGCTTGCTTTTGCGCGAACAGTAGTCTGTTCTGTAGGTTGTATTTCGACCTCATGCAAATACGTAACTTGTTGGACAACGTAAATTTTAGGGGTGGATTATCTAAGTTAGTTTAACCTCATATTGAATTTATGATACTTAACTctgttaaaatatattacatctataagtgtaaatataaaaatttataatatataaaatcaattgatttatgttaaagttcactatattatatttatataccacttattttactcatttttattaaatataagactttttttttcttttaatctctAACACCCTCTATCAAGTGTAATCATCATAGACTGTTAAACCCTTCATTTGGTTAAGTCCGTTTGAACAGGTGCATTATCACTTATATTCAAAACACGTTAGATTATTAAGTCTGTCATCTGATTTGTGCTCTAACaccatattgaaaatatattgaaCTTATAAATACGAAAATTGAAACTcgtattatacaaaattaattaacttatgttaaagtttatttaaatagtatacAAGATTACTAAAAGGTTGTTTACGGGATGAATAGTATCATTAGAAAAATAAGAAGTAtcatta contains:
- the LOC123220943 gene encoding auxin-induced protein 22B-like, producing the protein MEGRVTYDNDDLNLKATELRLGLPGTDETEDHEQAVSTARNNKRPSPDDCVIKSKSDEAAPVAKAQIVGWPPIRSYRKNTLQPKKTEAEAPGIYVKVSMDGAPYLRKIDLKVYKGYPELLKALENMFKFTIGEYSEREGYKGSEYAPTYEDKDGDWMLVGDVPWDMFMSSCKRLRIMKGSEARGLGCGV